The Microscilla marina ATCC 23134 genome includes a region encoding these proteins:
- a CDS encoding S41 family peptidase, producing MIRTKLSKVFVYRLFWAVIHINSCLLIAGFAPLWAQNEETYDVAHRYSVAELKEDFKLVRKVLQQAHPGVYWYTKPEIFKQKFDSTYLQLNQAMTEVEFYRFLSPLVALANCGHTVLDPSEEYQNQGKRFPLDIKFVDDKVYLLYNYSEDSTLQMGSELLEIEGQPIKKIVAKLLPAISSDAHNEIFKYGTLEEDFQNYYDLFIGKPDTFLLKCRSPQGKIFTTKVAASDDPMLKRYHKRSAIEVGTYPLRYKEIDSLSTAVMKITSFYPTEIKEGGQRFSRYLRRSFKKIHRHKIQNLVIDLRNNAGGEMLYANGLFAYLYGEPYMFLDRIEVATNKPLDFLKYTNWDKIDIHDTKYLEEQAQDSTIKKDGVNYVVKTNYYDFLEIQYPRRKRVFKGNVYVLMNRKSYSATCLFASLLYSTERATFIGEEAGGGAQGLNGGTFLDVTLPHTYLNLVVPLEKWVKIPQNYPHLNRGIIPHYVVQPSIMERVNKEDKVMEFTLQKIAKSPKK from the coding sequence ATGATTCGCACAAAATTATCTAAAGTATTCGTATATAGGCTTTTTTGGGCTGTTATACATATCAATAGTTGTTTACTCATTGCAGGTTTTGCTCCATTATGGGCGCAAAACGAAGAGACTTACGATGTGGCTCACCGCTATAGTGTGGCAGAGCTCAAAGAAGACTTTAAGTTGGTGCGTAAAGTATTGCAACAAGCCCATCCTGGAGTGTATTGGTATACCAAACCTGAGATTTTTAAGCAAAAGTTTGACAGCACATACCTTCAGCTCAACCAGGCGATGACCGAAGTAGAGTTTTATCGTTTTCTTTCGCCTTTGGTGGCCCTTGCCAACTGTGGGCATACCGTGCTCGACCCTTCAGAAGAGTACCAAAATCAAGGTAAACGCTTTCCGCTGGATATTAAGTTTGTAGACGATAAAGTATATTTGTTGTATAATTATAGCGAAGATTCCACTTTGCAGATGGGGTCGGAGCTATTGGAGATTGAAGGACAACCCATCAAGAAAATTGTAGCGAAACTATTGCCTGCGATCAGCTCTGACGCCCACAATGAAATATTTAAGTATGGTACCCTGGAAGAAGATTTTCAAAACTATTATGACTTGTTTATTGGGAAGCCAGACACTTTTTTATTGAAGTGTCGTTCGCCGCAAGGCAAAATATTTACTACCAAAGTAGCTGCTTCTGACGATCCTATGCTGAAACGCTACCACAAACGCTCAGCTATAGAGGTAGGAACCTACCCATTACGTTACAAAGAAATAGACTCGTTGAGCACTGCTGTAATGAAAATCACCTCATTTTATCCTACCGAAATCAAAGAAGGTGGACAGCGTTTTTCGCGCTACCTCAGGCGTAGTTTTAAGAAAATACACCGCCACAAAATTCAAAACCTGGTGATAGACCTAAGAAACAATGCAGGAGGAGAGATGTTGTATGCCAACGGTTTGTTTGCCTACTTGTATGGTGAACCTTACATGTTTCTTGACCGCATAGAGGTAGCCACCAATAAGCCGTTAGATTTTTTGAAGTATACCAATTGGGATAAGATTGATATTCATGATACCAAATATTTAGAAGAGCAAGCGCAAGACTCAACAATAAAAAAAGACGGGGTAAATTATGTAGTAAAGACCAACTATTATGATTTTCTTGAGATTCAGTATCCACGACGCAAACGGGTGTTTAAGGGCAATGTGTATGTATTGATGAACCGCAAAAGTTATTCGGCTACTTGTTTGTTTGCGTCACTGTTGTACTCTACCGAAAGGGCTACCTTTATTGGGGAAGAAGCAGGAGGGGGTGCACAAGGGTTGAACGGGGGGACATTCTTGGATGTAACCCTGCCTCATACTTACCTCAACCTGGTGGTACCTCTGGAAAAATGGGTAAAGATTCCCCAAAACTATCCTCACCTAAACCGGGGAATTATTCCGCATTATGTGGTGCAGCCTTCTATTATGGAGAGAGTAAACAAAGAAGACAAGGTGATGGAGTTTACCTTGCAAAAAATAGCCAAAAGCCCCAAAAAATAA
- a CDS encoding SDR family oxidoreductase produces MQDLFSLKGCVAIVTGAGRGNGFGIAKGLHKFGAEIYSIDLQHKENVEAEGFHQIVGDVTDEKLQEEVCAKAYANCEKTPILVNNAGVTHVEEGKYPRDAWDKTIEVNLTAAFGWTREAAEHMKKMERGSIISISSLGASLGFPANPAYVASKGGIRLMTKAFARDLGKYGVRANNIAPGYIKTEMTIGSFNDPEKRKAREAHMMIKRWGTPEDLAGAAIFLASDASVYITGQDINVDGGWTANGLM; encoded by the coding sequence ATGCAAGACTTATTTAGTTTAAAAGGTTGTGTTGCCATTGTAACTGGTGCTGGTCGAGGTAATGGTTTCGGAATAGCTAAAGGGTTACACAAATTTGGTGCTGAAATATACAGCATAGATTTACAACATAAAGAGAACGTAGAAGCAGAAGGTTTCCATCAAATAGTAGGTGATGTAACCGATGAAAAACTTCAGGAAGAGGTATGCGCCAAGGCTTACGCCAACTGCGAAAAAACACCTATTTTGGTAAACAATGCCGGAGTTACCCATGTAGAAGAGGGCAAGTATCCACGTGATGCCTGGGACAAAACCATTGAGGTAAACCTTACAGCTGCCTTTGGCTGGACCAGAGAAGCAGCCGAGCACATGAAAAAAATGGAACGGGGTAGCATTATAAGCATTAGTAGTTTAGGCGCAAGCTTGGGGTTTCCTGCCAACCCAGCATATGTAGCGTCTAAAGGAGGTATTCGTTTAATGACCAAAGCTTTTGCCCGTGACTTGGGTAAGTATGGGGTAAGAGCCAACAATATAGCCCCTGGATACATCAAAACAGAAATGACCATTGGTAGCTTTAACGACCCCGAAAAACGTAAAGCCCGTGAAGCCCACATGATGATCAAGCGTTGGGGAACCCCTGAAGACCTAGCCGGGGCTGCCATATTTCTAGCATCTGATGCTTCGGTATACATCACTGGACAAGATATTAATGTAGATGGGGGATGGACTGCCAACGGACTGATGTAG
- the kdsB gene encoding 3-deoxy-manno-octulosonate cytidylyltransferase, with product MTKILGIIPSRYGSQRLRGKALIDIGGKTMVQRVFEQASKAQKLDKVIVATDDERIFTHVKDFGGEAIMTSHNHPTGTDRCAEVALRFQKEYDVCINIQGDEPFINPDQIDELARLFSDPKTEIGTLISRIEDYDELFDHKEAKVVFNAKTFEAMYISRSPIPYYKDKIQPQWLKLHPYYKNLGIYGFKTDILANISQLPMSALEIAEGLEQVRWLEHYRIKVGISKMSTLSIDTADDLAKASKFV from the coding sequence ATGACAAAAATACTAGGAATTATTCCTTCCCGTTATGGATCGCAACGTCTGCGCGGCAAGGCTTTGATAGATATAGGCGGCAAAACAATGGTACAAAGGGTTTTTGAGCAAGCAAGCAAAGCACAAAAACTTGACAAGGTGATAGTAGCCACCGATGACGAGCGAATTTTTACGCATGTAAAAGACTTCGGAGGCGAAGCCATTATGACCTCACACAACCACCCTACGGGCACTGACCGATGTGCTGAGGTTGCGCTCAGGTTTCAGAAAGAATACGATGTGTGTATCAACATTCAAGGAGATGAGCCATTTATCAATCCAGACCAAATAGATGAATTGGCGCGCTTGTTCAGTGACCCTAAAACCGAGATTGGAACTTTGATAAGTCGAATTGAAGACTATGACGAGTTGTTTGACCACAAAGAAGCAAAGGTAGTATTTAATGCCAAAACTTTTGAGGCAATGTATATCAGCCGAAGCCCTATTCCTTATTATAAGGATAAGATTCAACCTCAATGGCTAAAACTCCACCCCTATTATAAAAACCTGGGAATTTATGGTTTTAAAACCGACATATTGGCCAATATATCGCAGTTGCCCATGTCAGCCCTTGAAATAGCCGAAGGACTAGAGCAAGTACGCTGGCTGGAGCACTATCGTATCAAAGTAGGCATTAGCAAGATGAGTACCTTGTCGATAGACACGGCTGATGACCTTGCCAAAGCGTCTAAGTTTGTATAA
- a CDS encoding diacylglycerol kinase family protein, protein MIKKRLKSFGYAGKGIKFFFVTQPHAKVHTVMAFMAIVLGIGFDIARTDWLAIVVAIGLVLVAETTNTALEELVNFVSPDYHKQAGIVKDIAAGAVLLAAITALVIGVLVFLPQIVKLIQT, encoded by the coding sequence ATGATAAAAAAGAGGTTGAAAAGTTTTGGATACGCAGGAAAGGGGATCAAGTTTTTTTTTGTGACCCAACCACATGCCAAAGTACATACCGTGATGGCGTTCATGGCAATAGTATTGGGCATTGGGTTTGATATTGCCAGAACCGACTGGTTGGCAATTGTAGTAGCTATAGGATTAGTATTGGTAGCCGAAACTACCAATACTGCTCTTGAAGAGTTGGTCAATTTTGTGTCTCCTGATTATCACAAGCAGGCAGGCATTGTAAAAGATATAGCCGCCGGAGCGGTATTGTTGGCTGCTATCACAGCTTTAGTAATAGGAGTGTTGGTATTTTTGCCCCAAATAGTCAAACTTATACAAACTTAG